The following are encoded in a window of Streptomyces sp. 11x1 genomic DNA:
- a CDS encoding 4Fe-4S dicluster-binding protein has product MKKIASSAALSGRAERITERARPDNWKKPPRRIEKSECITCDTCLRSCPAEFGAIFDRGLDVVIIPELCSGCPACVLECPVDCIYVDEDWTPTDEAMWNHIGLTAEETP; this is encoded by the coding sequence GTGAAAAAGATCGCCTCGTCGGCCGCGCTGTCCGGGCGGGCCGAACGGATCACCGAACGCGCCCGCCCCGACAACTGGAAGAAGCCGCCCCGCCGCATCGAGAAGTCCGAGTGCATCACCTGCGACACCTGCCTGCGCAGCTGCCCCGCGGAGTTCGGGGCCATCTTCGACCGCGGCCTGGACGTGGTGATCATCCCCGAGCTGTGCTCGGGATGCCCCGCGTGCGTGCTGGAGTGCCCCGTCGACTGCATCTACGTCGACGAGGACTGGACGCCGACCGACGAGGCGATGTGGAACCACATCGGGCTGACCGCCGAGGAAACCCCATGA
- a CDS encoding inositol-3-phosphate synthase → MSPHPKTPAAPAPTGVWLIGARGSLATTAIAGCAALTAGLIPPTGLVTETEAFADSGLPPLPSLVFGGHDTAATPLAKRAEDLAAQGVLPHWMPAAVREELAAAERRIRPGVPLPGDGRGHEELTGVLAGHLREFAHTTGAARTVVVNVATTEPAPQPGGWPASSLYAAAALRVGCSYVNFTPSTGLRHPQLAVTAPVTGLPYAGRDGKTGQTLLRSVLGPMFAQRALAVRAWSGTNLLGGGDGASLADPAAAAAKNAGKERVLTDTLGTTPEGEVHIDDVPALGDWKTAWDHVAFDGFLETRMVLQTIWQGCDSALAAPLVLDLARLLARAHERGLSGPRPELAFYFKDADPGAPASLAEQYTHLLAFAERLKDPR, encoded by the coding sequence GTGTCCCCTCACCCGAAGACTCCCGCCGCCCCCGCGCCGACCGGCGTGTGGCTGATCGGGGCGCGCGGATCGCTCGCCACGACGGCGATCGCCGGCTGCGCCGCGCTGACGGCCGGCCTGATACCGCCCACGGGCCTGGTCACCGAGACCGAGGCATTCGCCGACAGCGGCCTGCCCCCGCTGCCCTCGCTGGTCTTCGGCGGCCACGACACGGCCGCGACCCCGCTGGCCAAACGGGCGGAGGACCTCGCCGCCCAAGGGGTGCTGCCGCACTGGATGCCGGCCGCGGTCCGGGAGGAACTGGCCGCCGCCGAGAGGCGGATCCGCCCCGGGGTGCCCCTGCCCGGCGACGGACGCGGCCACGAGGAGCTGACCGGCGTCCTCGCCGGGCACCTGCGGGAGTTCGCGCACACCACCGGCGCGGCCCGCACCGTCGTGGTGAACGTCGCCACCACCGAACCGGCCCCCCAGCCCGGCGGCTGGCCCGCCAGCTCCCTGTACGCGGCAGCCGCCCTGCGCGTGGGCTGTTCCTACGTCAACTTCACGCCCTCGACCGGGCTGCGCCACCCCCAGCTCGCCGTGACCGCGCCGGTGACGGGCCTGCCGTACGCCGGCCGGGACGGCAAGACCGGGCAGACGCTGCTCCGCTCGGTCCTGGGGCCGATGTTCGCCCAGCGGGCGCTCGCCGTGCGGGCCTGGTCCGGCACCAACCTGCTGGGCGGCGGTGACGGGGCCTCGCTCGCCGACCCGGCCGCGGCGGCGGCGAAGAACGCCGGCAAGGAGCGGGTCCTCACCGACACCCTCGGCACGACGCCCGAGGGCGAGGTGCACATCGACGACGTACCGGCGCTCGGTGACTGGAAGACCGCCTGGGACCACGTCGCCTTCGACGGCTTCCTCGAAACCCGCATGGTCCTGCAGACGATCTGGCAGGGCTGCGACTCGGCCCTGGCCGCCCCGCTGGTGCTGGACCTGGCCCGGCTGCTGGCCCGCGCCCATGAACGCGGCCTGTCCGGCCCGCGCCCCGAACTCGCCTTCTACTTCAAGGACGCCGACCCCGGCGCCCCGGCCTCCCTGGCCGAGCAGTACACCCACCTGCTCGCCTTCGCCGAACGCCTGAAGGACCCCCGATAA
- a CDS encoding FAD-dependent oxidoreductase, with amino-acid sequence MTATRLTADVVIVGAGPVGLMLAGELARDVNVVLVEKRRAPDTTSRASTLHARTMEIFHSRGLIPDLGEPPNEVHGHFGGIPLDLTLPSTHPGQWKVQQTKTEAVLEEWALASGAELKCKHELVAVGEVGDWVELEALGDQGVLRLRCRYLVACDGEDSTVRRLIGAGFPGQDARRELLRADIAGIDIPDRRFERLEHGLAIAARRPDGVTRVMVHEFGSGAGRRSADAQFEEIITVWKRVTGEDISGGTPLWVNAFTDASRQLTHYRHGRILFAGDAAHQKMPIGGQALNLGLQDAFNLGWKLALHLRGKTGDDLLDTYHTERHAVGRRVLANIRAQAHLLLGGYEVQPLRTLLAELITQEDVRTHLASMISALDVRYDIEGEPHPLLGARMPHTALHTAHGRVHPTRLLRTGGGVLVDLRPGAATEAPAGWADRVSTVAVRAEDPGLLDGADRLLLRPDGHIAWVGRGAAGTGLQQALTRWFGPPKPVPRLEY; translated from the coding sequence GTGACAGCGACACGCCTGACGGCCGATGTGGTCATCGTCGGGGCCGGTCCCGTCGGGCTGATGCTCGCCGGTGAACTGGCCCGCGACGTCAACGTGGTGCTGGTGGAGAAACGGCGCGCCCCCGACACCACGTCGCGGGCCTCCACCCTGCACGCCCGCACCATGGAGATCTTCCACAGCCGGGGCCTGATACCCGATCTCGGCGAGCCGCCGAACGAGGTGCACGGGCACTTCGGCGGCATCCCCCTGGACCTCACCCTGCCCAGCACCCACCCCGGCCAGTGGAAGGTGCAGCAGACCAAGACCGAGGCGGTCCTGGAGGAGTGGGCGCTGGCCTCGGGCGCGGAGCTGAAGTGCAAGCACGAACTGGTCGCCGTCGGCGAGGTGGGGGACTGGGTCGAACTCGAAGCCCTCGGCGACCAGGGCGTCCTGCGCCTGCGCTGCCGCTACCTGGTGGCCTGCGACGGCGAGGACAGCACCGTGCGCCGGCTGATCGGCGCCGGCTTCCCCGGCCAGGACGCCCGCCGGGAACTGCTGCGCGCCGACATCGCCGGCATCGACATCCCCGACCGGCGCTTCGAACGCCTGGAACACGGGCTCGCCATCGCCGCGCGCCGCCCCGACGGCGTGACCCGGGTGATGGTGCACGAATTCGGCTCCGGCGCCGGGCGGCGCTCCGCAGACGCCCAGTTCGAGGAGATCATCACCGTCTGGAAGCGGGTCACCGGCGAGGACATCAGCGGCGGCACCCCGCTGTGGGTCAACGCCTTCACCGACGCCTCCCGGCAGCTGACCCACTACCGGCACGGCCGGATCCTGTTCGCCGGCGACGCCGCCCACCAGAAGATGCCGATCGGCGGCCAGGCCCTCAACCTCGGCCTGCAGGACGCCTTCAACCTCGGCTGGAAACTGGCGCTGCACCTGCGCGGCAAGACCGGCGACGACCTGCTGGACACCTACCACACCGAACGGCACGCGGTGGGCCGGCGGGTCCTGGCCAACATCAGGGCCCAGGCCCACCTGCTGCTCGGCGGATACGAGGTTCAGCCGCTGCGCACCCTGCTGGCCGAACTCATCACCCAGGAGGACGTCCGCACCCACCTCGCCTCGATGATCAGCGCCCTGGACGTGCGCTACGACATCGAGGGCGAGCCCCACCCGCTGCTCGGCGCCCGCATGCCGCACACCGCCCTGCACACCGCGCACGGCCGCGTCCACCCCACCCGCCTGCTGCGCACCGGCGGCGGCGTCCTGGTCGACCTGCGCCCCGGGGCCGCCACCGAAGCGCCGGCCGGCTGGGCCGACCGGGTCAGCACGGTGGCGGTCCGCGCCGAGGACCCCGGCCTCCTCGACGGCGCCGACCGCCTGCTGCTGCGCCCCGACGGCCACATCGCCTGGGTGGGCCGGGGCGCCGCCGGCACCGGCCTGCAGCAGGCCCTGACACGCTGGTTCGGCCCGCCCAAACCGGTGCCCCGGCTGGAGTACTGA
- a CDS encoding glutamine synthetase produces MYARSWSVPVAEGGAGRPSFVTDHGLWDAAQQDAAERLEAALDDVDLVRVAFADPHGLARSKTLTAQAFRGVLQGGMNFSPGPFLFDTGHAVAVDFRGEHGIGVDEITGAGNFVLVPDPLTFQVLPGPGPRTAWVIGDEYLRDGTEHPLSARAVLRRVLAAYTDRRLTPVLGLEVEWYLTRRLDDEAGNEGNGFGLQGRAPRVCAVNAGYQFNLDAAYDTVAPVTDPLALDLLALGLPLRSMEHESGPGQVETTFSPMTAMDTADAMLLFRTHTKRFCARRGHHASFMSQPLLAAADPSGWHLNQSIVESATGRNVFSAEGFSGGLSPQGKAYAEGLMSWARELCLLSVPTVNGYRRLAAEHALAPTRVGYSVEDRTAMLRLVGSGAGAHIENRMGEPCANPYLNIAAQLFAGLTGLTATPATTGAGAGAGPDDGPGQVVPQHLRQALEAFTGGRADRLLGAPLTACLTRLKESELRRYEAWTTHAAPTPGQVTEWEQREYFGAY; encoded by the coding sequence ATGTATGCCAGGTCATGGTCCGTCCCCGTCGCCGAAGGCGGCGCCGGACGCCCGTCGTTCGTCACCGACCACGGGCTGTGGGACGCCGCCCAGCAGGACGCCGCCGAACGCCTCGAAGCAGCCCTGGACGACGTCGACCTCGTGCGCGTCGCCTTCGCCGACCCGCACGGACTCGCCCGCTCCAAGACCCTCACCGCACAGGCCTTCCGCGGCGTGCTGCAGGGCGGCATGAACTTCAGCCCCGGCCCGTTCCTGTTCGACACCGGGCACGCCGTCGCCGTCGACTTCCGCGGCGAGCACGGCATCGGCGTCGACGAGATCACCGGCGCCGGCAACTTCGTCCTGGTGCCCGACCCGCTGACCTTCCAGGTGCTGCCCGGCCCCGGCCCGCGCACCGCCTGGGTGATCGGCGACGAGTACCTGCGCGACGGCACCGAGCACCCGCTGTCCGCACGGGCCGTCCTGCGCCGCGTCCTGGCCGCCTACACCGACCGCCGGCTCACCCCCGTGCTCGGCCTGGAGGTCGAGTGGTACCTCACCCGCCGCCTCGACGACGAGGCCGGCAACGAGGGCAACGGCTTCGGCCTGCAGGGCCGAGCCCCGCGCGTGTGCGCCGTCAACGCCGGCTACCAGTTCAACCTGGACGCCGCCTACGACACCGTCGCCCCCGTCACCGACCCGCTCGCCCTGGACCTGCTCGCCCTGGGCCTGCCCCTTCGCTCGATGGAGCACGAGTCGGGCCCCGGCCAGGTGGAGACCACCTTCAGCCCCATGACGGCCATGGACACCGCCGACGCGATGCTGCTGTTCCGCACCCACACCAAGCGGTTCTGCGCCCGCCGCGGCCACCACGCCTCCTTCATGTCCCAGCCGCTGCTGGCCGCCGCCGACCCCAGCGGCTGGCACCTGAACCAGTCCATCGTGGAGAGCGCCACCGGCCGCAACGTCTTCTCCGCCGAGGGCTTCTCCGGCGGACTGTCCCCGCAGGGCAAGGCATACGCCGAGGGCCTCATGTCCTGGGCCCGCGAGCTGTGCCTGCTGTCGGTGCCCACCGTCAACGGCTACCGCCGCCTGGCCGCCGAGCACGCCCTGGCCCCCACCCGCGTCGGCTACAGCGTGGAGGACCGCACCGCCATGCTCCGCCTGGTCGGCAGCGGCGCCGGCGCCCACATCGAGAACCGCATGGGCGAGCCGTGCGCCAACCCCTATCTCAACATCGCCGCCCAGCTGTTCGCCGGCCTCACCGGCCTGACCGCCACCCCGGCCACAACCGGGGCCGGGGCCGGGGCCGGGCCGGACGACGGACCCGGCCAAGTGGTGCCCCAGCACCTGCGCCAGGCCCTGGAAGCCTTCACCGGCGGCCGCGCCGACCGCCTCCTGGGCGCCCCGCTGACCGCCTGCCTGACCAGGCTCAAGGAGAGCGAACTGCGCCGCTACGAGGCCTGGACCACACACGCCGCACCCACCCCGGGCCAGGTCACCGAGTGGGAGCAGCGCGAGTACTTCGGAGCGTACTGA
- a CDS encoding aromatase/cyclase, producing the protein MTTREVEHEIGIDAPAAAVYHLLADVTNWPRIFPPTIHVDRLETQAGQERIRIWATANNTPKDWTSRRTLDPDRLTITFRQEIPAPPVKHMGGTWIIEPLGEARSRVRLLHDYSALGDDPHDLLWIERAVDKNSTLELAALKENVERAHAADTEELTFSFTDTVHIAASAKDVYDFVNEADRWAERLPHVAVVRLTEDTPGLQELQMDTRAKDGSVHTTKSYRVLFPHHKIAYKQVTLPALMTLHTGEWTFTETEEGTTASSQHTVTLNTDNIARILGPDAGVADARAYVHTALSTNSRATLSHAKAHAEQKRA; encoded by the coding sequence ATGACCACACGTGAGGTCGAGCACGAGATCGGCATCGACGCCCCCGCCGCCGCCGTCTACCACCTGCTCGCGGACGTGACCAACTGGCCGCGGATCTTCCCGCCCACCATCCACGTCGACCGGCTTGAGACACAGGCCGGCCAGGAGCGCATCCGGATCTGGGCCACCGCCAACAACACGCCCAAGGACTGGACCTCGCGCCGGACCCTGGACCCCGACCGCCTGACCATCACCTTCCGCCAGGAGATCCCCGCACCGCCCGTCAAGCACATGGGCGGCACCTGGATCATCGAACCGCTCGGCGAGGCGCGCTCCCGGGTGCGCCTGCTGCACGACTACAGCGCCCTGGGCGACGACCCGCACGACCTGCTGTGGATCGAGCGGGCGGTCGACAAGAACAGCACCTTGGAACTCGCCGCGCTCAAGGAGAACGTCGAGCGTGCGCACGCCGCCGACACCGAGGAGCTGACCTTCTCCTTCACCGACACGGTGCACATCGCCGCAAGCGCCAAGGACGTCTACGACTTCGTCAACGAGGCCGACCGGTGGGCCGAGCGACTGCCGCACGTGGCCGTCGTACGCCTCACCGAGGACACCCCCGGCCTGCAGGAACTTCAGATGGACACCCGGGCCAAGGACGGCTCGGTGCACACCACCAAGTCCTACCGGGTCCTCTTCCCGCACCACAAGATCGCCTACAAGCAGGTCACGCTGCCCGCACTGATGACCCTGCACACCGGCGAGTGGACGTTCACCGAGACCGAGGAGGGCACCACCGCCTCCTCGCAGCACACCGTCACCCTCAACACCGACAACATCGCGCGCATCCTCGGCCCCGACGCCGGCGTCGCCGACGCCCGCGCGTACGTGCACACGGCGCTGTCCACCAACAGCCGCGCCACGCTGTCGCACGCCAAGGCCCACGCCGAGCAGAAGCGGGCCTGA
- the purB gene encoding adenylosuccinate lyase, which produces MIPRYTLPEMADLFTDQSRYATWVEVEILATEAQVELGRVPRQALEDMRRAPVPLAARVAEIEKERDHEVLSFLAAYCEPIPQDSARFVHLGMTSYDLVDTALGHTLARATDLLITAARRLRRVLAERALEHWDTVMVARTHGIHAEPTTFGHKLGGYAFAADRSLARLTAARQAVAVGTVSGSVGTYSLIDPAVEAHVCRALGLGVEPVPSQVVARDRHAQLLQAVAALGACVEQVALELRLLQRTEVREVEEPRAGAYQGSSAMPHKRNPTTSERLCGLARLLRGYASAALENVALWHERDLAHQSVERVVLPDSLCVGHFQATKAAELVQALTVHPERMRAHLDATDGLIYSSPVLADLLGEGVERERAYRSVQAAANRTIATGEHFSATLAHEGIDLPALGPERFLTHHDVVRSRLEILRDLDD; this is translated from the coding sequence ATGATTCCTCGCTACACCCTGCCCGAGATGGCCGACCTGTTCACCGACCAGTCGCGCTACGCCACCTGGGTCGAGGTCGAGATCCTCGCCACCGAGGCCCAGGTGGAACTCGGCCGCGTACCCCGGCAGGCCCTGGAGGACATGCGCCGCGCGCCCGTCCCGCTCGCCGCCCGCGTCGCCGAGATCGAGAAGGAACGCGACCACGAGGTGCTGTCCTTCCTCGCCGCCTACTGCGAGCCGATCCCGCAGGACTCCGCCCGCTTCGTCCACCTCGGCATGACCAGCTACGACCTGGTCGACACCGCCCTCGGCCACACCCTGGCCCGCGCCACCGACCTGCTCATCACCGCCGCCCGGCGGCTGCGGCGCGTCCTGGCCGAGCGGGCCCTGGAACACTGGGACACCGTCATGGTGGCCCGCACCCACGGCATCCACGCCGAGCCCACCACGTTCGGGCACAAACTCGGCGGCTACGCCTTCGCCGCCGACCGCTCCCTGGCCCGGCTGACCGCCGCCCGCCAGGCCGTGGCCGTCGGCACGGTCTCCGGCTCGGTCGGCACCTACTCCCTGATCGACCCGGCCGTCGAGGCCCATGTGTGCCGGGCGCTCGGCCTGGGCGTGGAGCCCGTGCCCAGCCAGGTCGTCGCCCGCGACCGGCACGCCCAGCTCCTGCAGGCGGTCGCCGCGCTCGGCGCCTGCGTCGAACAGGTCGCCCTGGAACTGCGGCTGCTGCAGCGCACCGAGGTCCGTGAGGTCGAGGAGCCCCGGGCCGGCGCCTACCAGGGCTCCAGCGCCATGCCGCACAAGCGCAACCCCACCACCAGCGAGCGGCTGTGCGGGCTGGCCCGCCTGCTGCGCGGCTACGCCTCCGCCGCGCTGGAGAACGTGGCGCTGTGGCACGAGCGGGACCTCGCCCACCAGTCGGTGGAACGGGTCGTCCTGCCCGACAGCCTGTGCGTGGGCCACTTCCAGGCGACGAAGGCGGCCGAACTGGTGCAGGCGCTGACCGTGCACCCCGAACGCATGCGCGCGCACCTCGACGCCACCGACGGCCTGATCTACTCCTCGCCGGTCCTCGCCGACCTGCTGGGCGAGGGCGTCGAACGCGAGCGGGCCTACCGTTCGGTGCAGGCCGCGGCGAACCGGACGATCGCCACCGGCGAGCACTTCTCCGCCACGCTCGCCCACGAGGGCATCGACCTGCCCGCGCTCGGACCCGAGCGCTTCCTCACCCACCACGACGTGGTGCGCAGCCGATTGGAGATCCTTCGTGACCTGGACGATTGA
- a CDS encoding methyltransferase produces the protein MPELPPPHVVREAEKARADLQRQSRQLAPAPFALLELAMGSMVTQALYVVARLRVAEELADGPLGVEHLAERTGADADALGRVLRLLASHGVFASRPDGTWELTPMADALRADHPMTMRDIAVLMGHPTHWEDWSRLLDSVVTGEPSLPKHRGMGAFEYLEQNPQYGEVFIRGMGNMSDTETGPVVAAYDFSRFHTVVDFCGGRGGLLSGILRQAPGVRGILSDPRVEGNGAAGFLAGQGVADRCTTHAGGLFDPVVEGGDAYVLKHIVHDWPEEQALQILRNVRSAIRPDGRLLLVEMVIPQDGDEPHSGKLVDLWLMLLVGGRERTAAQYADLLLRAGFRLERVVETASTVSIVEAIPI, from the coding sequence ATGCCCGAACTGCCGCCCCCGCACGTCGTCCGGGAAGCGGAGAAGGCCCGTGCGGATCTGCAGCGGCAGAGCCGTCAGCTGGCGCCTGCGCCGTTCGCCCTGCTGGAACTGGCCATGGGGTCCATGGTCACGCAGGCGCTGTATGTCGTGGCACGGCTGCGGGTCGCCGAGGAGCTCGCGGACGGTCCGCTCGGTGTCGAGCACCTCGCCGAGCGGACCGGCGCCGACGCCGACGCCCTGGGCCGGGTGCTGCGGCTGCTCGCCTCGCACGGTGTCTTCGCCTCACGCCCGGACGGGACCTGGGAACTGACACCGATGGCCGACGCGTTGCGTGCCGACCACCCCATGACGATGCGTGACATCGCCGTCCTGATGGGCCACCCCACGCACTGGGAGGACTGGAGCCGTCTGCTGGACTCGGTCGTCACCGGCGAGCCGAGCCTGCCCAAGCACCGCGGGATGGGTGCCTTCGAGTACCTGGAGCAGAACCCGCAGTACGGCGAGGTGTTCATCCGGGGCATGGGCAACATGTCCGACACCGAGACCGGACCGGTCGTCGCCGCCTACGACTTCTCGCGCTTCCACACGGTCGTCGACTTCTGCGGCGGACGCGGCGGGCTGCTCTCGGGCATCCTGCGGCAGGCACCCGGGGTCCGGGGCATCCTGTCCGACCCGCGGGTGGAGGGCAACGGCGCGGCCGGGTTCCTCGCCGGGCAGGGCGTCGCCGACCGCTGCACCACCCATGCCGGCGGGCTGTTCGACCCGGTGGTGGAGGGCGGGGACGCCTATGTGCTCAAGCACATCGTCCACGACTGGCCCGAGGAGCAGGCGCTGCAGATCCTGCGCAACGTCCGGTCCGCGATCCGGCCCGACGGCCGTCTGCTGCTGGTGGAGATGGTGATCCCGCAGGACGGCGACGAGCCGCACTCGGGCAAGCTCGTCGACCTGTGGCTGATGCTGCTGGTCGGCGGCAGGGAACGCACCGCCGCCCAGTACGCCGACCTGCTCCTGCGCGCCGGCTTCCGCCTGGAGCGTGTGGTGGAGACGGCCTCGACGGTCTCGATCGTCGAGGCGATCCCCATCTGA
- a CDS encoding amidase family protein has translation MTARSISHLKDLLSRGELTVVDHVRSVLADIRERDTLGAYVAAGGEEALKAAEQADARIRERGREAWWEQPLLGVTVSVKDLLQTRDLPTTRGSLLPNDRPREDAPAVARLRAAGAVVVGKTTTSEFGWSASTVGRVAPPTRNPYDPRLTAGGSSGGAGAAVAAGLCEGALGTDGSGSIRIPAAFCGVVGYKPSYGRVPYWPNGADRLAHQGPLAAGVADVGLLGQVIAGPHPTDPDSGLGSLDSPRDLRALRIGWIEYEGTDEEIRRVTEQGRQALLAEGHRVEDVEVRCQNLYPAVVDILAATEAAGTPPEIESFCDPGRLEIVRHGRTLSGVRVIRAEEVRQNLRATLRSVMDRYDLLAMATVPVEPFAADAVGPPWAADPRDLMWLAWAPASYPYNMTGQPAVSLPAGPTRSGLPAGLQLVGPVGADDLVLTVARRLEAMLPPLPRPPVPDLTPAVTGERTL, from the coding sequence ATGACCGCCCGCAGCATCAGCCACCTCAAGGACCTCCTCTCCCGAGGAGAGCTCACCGTCGTCGACCACGTCCGCTCCGTCCTGGCCGACATCCGCGAACGCGACACCCTGGGCGCCTACGTCGCCGCCGGCGGCGAGGAGGCCCTCAAAGCCGCCGAGCAGGCCGACGCCCGTATCCGCGAACGCGGCCGCGAGGCCTGGTGGGAACAGCCGCTGCTGGGCGTCACCGTCTCCGTCAAGGACCTGCTGCAGACCCGGGACCTGCCCACCACCCGCGGCTCGCTGCTGCCCAACGACCGGCCCCGCGAGGACGCCCCGGCCGTCGCCCGGCTGCGCGCGGCCGGCGCCGTCGTGGTCGGCAAGACCACCACCTCCGAGTTCGGCTGGAGCGCCTCCACCGTCGGCCGCGTCGCCCCGCCCACCCGCAACCCCTACGACCCGCGGCTGACCGCCGGCGGCTCCAGCGGAGGCGCCGGCGCCGCGGTCGCCGCCGGACTGTGCGAGGGGGCGCTGGGCACCGACGGGTCCGGCTCCATCCGCATCCCGGCCGCGTTCTGCGGCGTCGTGGGCTACAAGCCCTCCTACGGCCGGGTGCCCTACTGGCCCAACGGCGCCGACCGCCTCGCCCACCAGGGCCCCCTCGCCGCCGGCGTCGCCGACGTGGGCCTGCTCGGCCAGGTCATCGCCGGCCCCCACCCCACCGATCCCGACTCCGGACTCGGCTCCCTGGACTCCCCGCGCGACCTGCGGGCCCTCAGGATCGGCTGGATCGAGTACGAGGGCACCGACGAGGAGATCCGCCGCGTCACCGAACAGGGCAGACAGGCACTGCTGGCCGAGGGGCACCGCGTCGAGGACGTCGAGGTGCGCTGCCAGAACCTCTACCCGGCCGTCGTCGACATCCTCGCCGCCACCGAGGCCGCCGGCACCCCGCCGGAGATCGAGTCCTTCTGCGACCCCGGCCGCCTGGAGATCGTCCGCCACGGCCGCACCCTCAGCGGTGTACGCGTCATCCGGGCCGAGGAGGTGCGCCAGAACCTGCGCGCCACCCTGCGCTCGGTCATGGACCGCTACGACCTGCTCGCCATGGCCACCGTGCCCGTCGAACCGTTCGCCGCCGACGCCGTCGGACCGCCCTGGGCGGCCGACCCGCGCGACCTGATGTGGCTGGCCTGGGCACCCGCCTCCTACCCGTACAACATGACCGGCCAGCCGGCCGTGTCCCTGCCCGCCGGACCGACCCGCTCCGGACTCCCGGCCGGACTCCAGCTCGTCGGCCCGGTCGGCGCCGACGACCTCGTCCTGACCGTGGCCCGCCGCCTGGAGGCGATGCTGCCGCCGCTGCCGCGCCCGCCCGTGCCCGACCTCACCCCCGCCGTCACCGGCGAAAGGACGCTCTGA
- a CDS encoding FAD-dependent monooxygenase — protein sequence MEPVEGTATDTDVIVVGAGPTGLMLAGELRLGGARVVVIEKLAAPTGQSRGLGFTARAMETFDQRGLLPRFGQGESLETSPMGHFGGTVFDFTVLPDAHFGARGIPQGDTEAVLEAWAAERGADIRRGWEFVSLAGGHLDGDTVEITVRTPQGEQRTLRAAYLVGCDGGASRVRRAAGFDFPGSDARRGMYLADITGVHLRARHLGERYPGGMVMSAPLTEDVWRIIVCPDGQPAHDRERTVTYAEVAQAWRHITGEDIGAGSASWVSSFTDATRQASEYRRGRVLLAGDAAHIHLPAGGQGLSTGVQDAANLGWKLAAVLRGDAGEALLDTYHDERHAAGRRLLMNTRAQGTVYLGGAESEPLRELFTELIAHDDVKRHLAGLVSHLDIHYDLSVPGEPEAPAHPLTGRRMPPRLLIGTAGEMRVAQLLHTARGVLLDLADDAETRRAAAGREDRVDVVTATLKPADGPDALATTTAVLIRPDGYVAWAGDGATTAGLEPALRHWFGPAR from the coding sequence ATGGAACCCGTGGAAGGCACCGCGACCGACACCGACGTCATCGTCGTCGGGGCCGGCCCGACCGGACTGATGCTCGCCGGTGAACTGCGCCTGGGCGGGGCCCGTGTGGTCGTGATCGAGAAGCTCGCCGCCCCCACCGGGCAGTCCCGCGGCCTGGGCTTCACCGCCCGCGCCATGGAGACCTTCGACCAGCGCGGCCTGCTGCCCCGCTTCGGGCAGGGCGAGAGCCTGGAGACCAGCCCCATGGGCCACTTCGGCGGCACCGTCTTCGACTTCACCGTGCTGCCCGACGCCCACTTCGGCGCCCGGGGCATCCCCCAGGGCGACACCGAGGCGGTGCTGGAGGCCTGGGCGGCCGAGAGGGGCGCCGACATCCGGCGCGGCTGGGAATTCGTCTCCCTGGCCGGCGGCCACCTCGACGGCGACACCGTCGAGATCACCGTCCGCACCCCCCAAGGCGAGCAGCGCACGCTGCGCGCCGCCTACCTGGTGGGCTGCGACGGCGGCGCCAGCCGGGTGCGCCGGGCCGCCGGTTTCGACTTCCCCGGCAGCGACGCCCGGCGCGGCATGTACCTCGCCGACATCACCGGCGTCCACCTGCGCGCCCGTCACCTGGGGGAGCGCTACCCGGGCGGCATGGTGATGTCCGCCCCGCTCACCGAGGACGTCTGGCGCATCATCGTCTGCCCCGACGGCCAGCCCGCCCACGACCGCGAGCGCACCGTCACCTACGCGGAGGTCGCCCAGGCCTGGCGGCACATCACCGGCGAGGACATCGGCGCCGGCAGCGCCTCCTGGGTGAGCTCCTTCACCGACGCCACCCGCCAGGCCTCCGAATACCGGCGCGGCCGTGTCCTCCTGGCCGGCGACGCCGCCCACATCCACCTGCCCGCCGGCGGCCAGGGCCTGAGCACCGGCGTGCAGGACGCGGCGAACCTCGGCTGGAAACTGGCCGCCGTGCTCCGCGGCGACGCCGGCGAGGCACTGCTGGACACCTACCACGACGAACGCCACGCGGCCGGCCGCCGCCTGCTGATGAACACCCGCGCCCAGGGCACCGTCTACCTCGGCGGCGCCGAGTCCGAGCCGCTGCGCGAACTGTTCACCGAACTCATCGCCCACGACGACGTCAAACGCCACCTGGCCGGCCTGGTCAGCCACCTCGACATCCACTACGACCTGTCCGTGCCCGGCGAACCCGAAGCACCGGCCCACCCCCTGACGGGCCGCCGGATGCCTCCGCGCCTGCTGATCGGCACTGCCGGCGAGATGCGTGTCGCGCAACTGCTGCACACCGCCCGCGGCGTCCTGCTGGACCTGGCCGACGACGCGGAGACCCGCCGCGCGGCGGCCGGCCGGGAAGACCGGGTCGACGTCGTCACCGCGACACTGAAGCCCGCCGACGGGCCCGATGCGCTGGCCACTACCACGGCCGTCCTGATCCGCCCCGACGGGTACGTGGCCTGGGCGGGCGACGGTGCCACGACGGCCGGCCTGGAGCCGGCGCTGCGGCACTGGTTCGGCCCGGCCCGCTGA